Proteins from a single region of Halobaculum sp. CBA1158:
- a CDS encoding MaoC family dehydratase, which yields MTKRTFEDIEEGAVHDLGSFRAEEAEMRAFAERYDPQPIHVDPEAAADSIFGGIIASGWYTASCCMRLLVDGFFNDTVSMGAFGMEELRWKTPVRAGDTVAVELAIAKKTQSDSRDDRGYVDVDVTATNQDGEEVVYWRATNIIGTRQ from the coding sequence ATGACGAAACGGACATTCGAGGACATCGAGGAGGGCGCAGTCCACGACCTCGGCAGCTTCCGGGCCGAGGAGGCGGAGATGCGGGCGTTCGCCGAACGGTACGACCCGCAGCCGATCCACGTCGACCCCGAGGCCGCGGCCGACTCCATCTTTGGCGGCATCATCGCCAGCGGCTGGTACACCGCCTCGTGTTGCATGCGGCTGCTCGTCGACGGCTTCTTCAACGACACGGTGAGCATGGGCGCGTTCGGGATGGAGGAGCTCCGGTGGAAGACGCCGGTCCGCGCCGGCGACACCGTCGCGGTCGAGTTGGCGATCGCGAAGAAGACACAGTCCGACAGCCGCGACGATCGCGGCTACGTCGACGTCGACGTGACCGCGACCAACCAGGACGGCGAGGAGGTCGTCTACTGGCGCGCGACGAACATCATCGGGACCCGACAATGA
- a CDS encoding MBL fold metallo-hydrolase: MTVDRIPVSSGGPEGTNSAYVLPDRGILVDPGPPGEEAWAELCEGLRGAGVALDAIDHVVATHWHADHVGLTTRLAAAADATIHMHERDAPLLADYAAERERRLRRDERTMRSWGVPADLAAAVVDGDEPSPLPDRTPVEAHADGDDIAGATMVHTPGHTAGHLALAVDGHLFVGDTVLPMYTPNVGGSDTRTTDPLASFLDSLDRLDRLEATVHPGHGTTDDLAGRSESIREHHRTRSRRVLDRASRLDRPTPWAIATDLFGEMRGVHAKFGAGEAAAHLGYLEGHGDVERVDEEPLRFESSREPESDPTAFE; the protein is encoded by the coding sequence GTGACGGTCGATCGGATCCCGGTCTCCTCGGGCGGTCCCGAGGGGACAAACAGCGCGTACGTGCTCCCCGATCGAGGGATACTCGTGGACCCCGGCCCGCCGGGCGAGGAGGCGTGGGCGGAACTGTGCGAGGGCCTGCGCGGCGCGGGCGTCGCACTCGACGCGATCGATCACGTCGTCGCCACGCACTGGCACGCTGATCACGTCGGCCTGACGACGCGGCTCGCGGCTGCTGCGGACGCGACGATCCACATGCACGAGCGCGACGCCCCGCTGCTGGCCGACTACGCCGCCGAACGCGAGCGTCGCCTGCGACGCGACGAGCGGACGATGCGCTCGTGGGGCGTCCCGGCCGACCTCGCGGCCGCCGTAGTCGACGGCGACGAGCCGTCACCGCTCCCCGACCGGACGCCGGTCGAGGCGCACGCCGACGGCGACGACATCGCGGGTGCGACCATGGTGCACACGCCGGGACACACCGCCGGTCACCTCGCGCTCGCGGTCGACGGCCACTTGTTCGTCGGCGACACGGTACTGCCGATGTACACCCCGAACGTCGGCGGCAGCGACACCAGGACGACGGACCCCCTCGCCTCGTTTCTCGACTCGCTCGACCGGCTGGACCGACTGGAAGCGACCGTACACCCCGGACACGGCACGACCGACGATCTCGCGGGCCGATCCGAGTCGATCCGCGAGCACCACCGAACGCGGAGCAGACGGGTGCTCGACCGGGCGTCGCGACTGGACCGGCCGACGCCGTGGGCGATCGCGACGGACCTGTTCGGGGAGATGCGAGGGGTCCACGCCAAGTTCGGTGCCGGCGAGGCCGCGGCCCACCTCGGGTACCTTGAGGGACACGGCGACGTGGAGCGCGTCGACGAGGAACCGCTCCGGTTCGAGTCCAGCCGCGAACCGGAGTCGGACCCGACAGCGTTCGAGTAG
- a CDS encoding acyl-CoA dehydrogenase family protein, whose product MHLIESALSENHRTVRDRANAFATEVVEPRAAEIEASDEFPRDVIEEAGDRGLLGLLLPEEYGGLTSDFLGYCLAVERIAATSGAVAETIQGHTFAALPIARFGTDAQREEYLPRMASGAAVGAMLLTEPDAGSSPTELSTVAEADAGTDADDGYRLTGEKAFGTNAGVADVHLVVARKRPQPEDSHGVSVFIVPGVDDAPGFEFDRVEYMGMRGHVTGDSRLDGVEIPTENLLGEVGGGFRIAMGTIDMARTGLGAIGAGIARAAFDEATAYAGDREQGGSPVGEYQAVQVLIADMYQQLAGARHLVYSSAAAIAADEGDTRASSAAKLAGSEAAEFVTRNAIQVHGGKGYQKGMPVERYYRDAKILSIIGGTSEIQRTTIATETLDL is encoded by the coding sequence ATGCATCTCATCGAGTCGGCGCTGAGTGAGAACCATCGGACCGTCCGAGACCGAGCGAACGCGTTCGCGACGGAGGTCGTCGAGCCGCGGGCCGCGGAGATCGAAGCCTCCGACGAGTTCCCGCGGGACGTGATCGAGGAGGCCGGAGACCGGGGGCTGCTGGGACTCCTACTTCCCGAGGAGTACGGAGGCCTGACGAGCGACTTCCTCGGCTACTGTCTCGCGGTCGAGCGGATCGCCGCCACGAGCGGCGCGGTCGCGGAGACGATCCAGGGGCACACGTTCGCGGCGCTGCCGATCGCCCGGTTCGGAACCGACGCCCAGCGCGAGGAGTACCTCCCGCGGATGGCCTCCGGAGCGGCGGTCGGCGCGATGCTGCTCACCGAGCCCGACGCGGGGAGTTCGCCGACGGAACTGAGCACGGTCGCGGAGGCGGACGCGGGAACGGATGCCGACGACGGCTACCGCCTCACCGGCGAGAAGGCGTTCGGCACGAACGCCGGCGTCGCCGACGTGCACCTCGTGGTCGCGCGAAAGCGCCCGCAGCCCGAGGACTCTCACGGCGTGAGCGTGTTCATCGTCCCCGGCGTCGACGACGCCCCGGGGTTCGAGTTCGACCGCGTCGAGTACATGGGCATGCGGGGCCACGTCACCGGCGACTCGAGGCTCGACGGCGTGGAGATCCCGACCGAGAACCTCCTCGGGGAAGTCGGCGGCGGATTCCGCATCGCGATGGGGACGATCGACATGGCGCGCACGGGATTGGGCGCGATCGGCGCGGGGATCGCGCGCGCCGCCTTCGACGAGGCGACGGCGTACGCCGGCGACAGGGAACAGGGTGGCAGTCCCGTCGGCGAGTACCAGGCCGTGCAGGTGTTGATAGCGGACATGTACCAGCAGCTCGCGGGTGCGCGACACCTCGTGTACTCCTCGGCGGCGGCGATCGCGGCCGACGAGGGCGACACCCGGGCGTCCAGCGCCGCGAAGCTCGCGGGGAGCGAGGCCGCCGAGTTCGTCACTCGCAACGCGATCCAGGTCCACGGCGGGAAGGGCTATCAAAAGGGGATGCCCGTGGAGCGGTACTACCGCGACGCGAAGATCCTCAGCATCATCGGCGGCACGTCCGAGATCCAGCGGACCACGATCGCGACGGAGACGCTGGACCTCTAG
- a CDS encoding Lrp/AsnC family transcriptional regulator produces MDERDLRILKAIADHGTGSPDRISEETGIPVSTVHYRLNNLRDAGVIRNDLYDIDLDALGLGVTVLVEVLADYAGDHDDVAGTIADLEGVTTLLSTMGETDFVAVAHLPDDDAVGRLLREFERVPAVERTNSTYVIETLYDDARALSSYSIDSLVEALADE; encoded by the coding sequence ATGGACGAGCGCGACCTGCGGATCCTGAAGGCGATCGCGGACCACGGGACTGGCAGTCCCGACCGGATCAGCGAGGAGACGGGGATCCCCGTGTCGACGGTACACTACCGCCTGAACAACCTCCGCGATGCGGGCGTGATCCGCAACGACCTGTACGACATCGACCTCGACGCCCTCGGCCTGGGCGTGACGGTGCTGGTGGAGGTGCTCGCGGACTACGCGGGCGACCACGACGACGTGGCCGGCACGATCGCCGACCTGGAGGGCGTGACGACGCTGCTGTCGACGATGGGTGAGACGGACTTCGTCGCGGTGGCGCACCTGCCCGACGACGACGCAGTCGGGCGACTGCTCCGGGAGTTCGAGCGCGTTCCCGCGGTCGAGCGCACCAACTCGACGTACGTCATCGAGACGCTGTACGACGACGCGCGCGCGCTGTCGTCGTACTCGATCGACTCGCTCGTCGAAGCGCTGGCCGACGAGTGA
- a CDS encoding HalOD1 output domain-containing protein, whose product MQPSIAVIEAVAAVTGRDPTALPPLEDRIDVDGLNDVLTGNGADDAGVYVSFTYAGVAVAVAASGDIALRAERE is encoded by the coding sequence GTGCAGCCGAGTATCGCCGTGATCGAGGCGGTCGCGGCCGTCACCGGTCGCGACCCGACGGCGCTCCCACCGCTGGAGGATCGGATCGACGTAGACGGCTTGAACGACGTGCTGACCGGAAACGGGGCCGACGACGCAGGCGTCTACGTCTCGTTTACCTACGCCGGCGTCGCGGTCGCAGTCGCGGCCAGCGGCGACATCGCGCTCCGAGCGGAGCGAGAGTAA
- a CDS encoding right-handed parallel beta-helix repeat-containing protein — protein MANSHKETDASNEAPTEANDEATGATSRRTLLKGVGAFATLGGAGLLADRAAAAGDFNRYLTQSGDVAVPAGEYSWDGDDLSIGSDTRIVGQGDPGDVVVNLESGTMDGSMRGTLENVVLRGSNPSSKAGIDIRDGAVLDGFVWPEGGQRSEDRALYNPSGGERATVRNSAWAWMANNGAYTDKMPMTYENCAAVNNNIANIRIGHRESDETATTYIRNCLIAVTETPAYDDTNYPYARGIRMRQQGNFVIENCSLIFLDVDGTADMIEIHDGAAGSNVTIRDCAFYNDSDGDLVRDKSNGACDVTIENCTVEGSGSRAVEPDFSGSGFTEASATFPLPSEVTGYDAADEIDGVAAGVGPWGRSSSEEEDTGSDDPADYEHTIVLQAGEDNPVSADARVGDFDMRIDVSGGATYGETADPRDEDVVRNDDGSSTLVVNDLKPGELDSFRFDGEVTDYLVDDGYEYSVSLDGTTTTFEELVNGGPDTDEGGSTDDGSTDGSDTDDGSTGDDSTGDDSTDGGRTDDGGTGIADGDGDDDRTDDGGTGVDGGDDSTDDGSGDADAGGDGDRTDDPGVEEFSKRVLVDGQDADSPTNYTFTVSGEVVRDTEASRVTEDGAGWDRIRDIARDGKVIGLVGGGVDAYRFDGDITEVTVDGDATFTVERGL, from the coding sequence ATGGCTAACAGCCACAAGGAGACGGACGCGAGTAACGAAGCGCCTACCGAGGCGAACGACGAGGCTACCGGCGCGACCAGCAGGCGGACGCTGCTGAAGGGGGTCGGCGCGTTCGCGACGCTCGGCGGGGCCGGCCTGCTGGCCGACCGGGCGGCCGCGGCGGGCGACTTCAACCGGTACCTGACTCAGTCGGGCGACGTGGCGGTCCCGGCCGGCGAGTACAGCTGGGACGGCGACGACCTCAGTATCGGCTCGGACACGCGGATCGTCGGGCAGGGCGACCCCGGCGACGTGGTCGTGAACCTCGAGTCGGGGACGATGGACGGGAGCATGCGCGGGACCCTCGAGAACGTCGTCCTCCGCGGGTCGAACCCCTCGTCGAAGGCGGGGATCGACATCCGTGACGGCGCTGTGCTCGACGGCTTCGTCTGGCCGGAGGGCGGTCAGCGGAGCGAGGACCGCGCGCTGTACAACCCCTCCGGCGGCGAGCGTGCGACCGTGCGCAACTCGGCGTGGGCGTGGATGGCCAACAACGGCGCGTACACCGACAAGATGCCGATGACGTACGAGAACTGCGCGGCGGTCAACAACAACATCGCGAACATCCGGATCGGCCACCGCGAGTCGGACGAGACCGCGACGACGTACATCCGTAACTGTCTGATCGCCGTGACCGAGACGCCCGCGTACGACGACACCAACTATCCGTACGCACGGGGGATCCGGATGCGCCAACAGGGGAACTTCGTCATCGAGAACTGTTCCCTCATCTTCCTCGACGTCGACGGCACGGCCGACATGATCGAGATCCACGACGGCGCGGCCGGGTCGAACGTCACGATCCGCGACTGCGCGTTCTACAACGACTCCGACGGGGATCTCGTTCGCGACAAGAGCAACGGTGCCTGCGACGTGACGATCGAGAACTGCACGGTCGAGGGCTCGGGCAGCCGAGCCGTCGAGCCCGACTTCTCCGGAAGCGGCTTCACCGAGGCGTCCGCGACGTTCCCGCTTCCCTCCGAGGTCACCGGCTACGACGCTGCCGACGAGATCGACGGCGTCGCCGCCGGCGTCGGCCCGTGGGGACGATCGTCCTCCGAGGAGGAGGACACCGGGTCCGACGATCCGGCCGACTACGAGCACACGATCGTCCTTCAGGCGGGCGAGGACAATCCGGTGTCGGCGGACGCGCGCGTCGGCGACTTCGACATGCGGATCGACGTCTCCGGCGGCGCGACGTACGGAGAGACCGCCGACCCGCGCGACGAGGACGTCGTCCGCAACGACGACGGCTCCTCGACGCTCGTCGTCAACGACCTGAAGCCGGGCGAACTGGACTCGTTCCGCTTCGACGGCGAGGTGACCGACTACCTCGTCGACGACGGCTACGAGTACTCCGTATCGCTCGACGGCACGACCACGACGTTCGAGGAACTGGTGAACGGCGGTCCGGACACCGACGAGGGTGGATCGACCGACGACGGATCGACGGACGGTAGCGATACCGACGACGGGTCGACCGGCGACGACTCCACGGGCGACGACTCGACGGACGGCGGTCGGACCGACGACGGCGGAACCGGAATCGCCGACGGCGACGGCGACGACGATCGGACGGACGACGGCGGAACCGGCGTCGACGGAGGCGACGACTCGACCGACGACGGATCGGGCGACGCCGACGCCGGAGGCGACGGCGACCGCACGGACGACCCGGGCGTCGAGGAGTTCTCGAAGCGCGTGCTCGTCGACGGCCAGGACGCCGACTCGCCGACGAACTACACGTTCACCGTCAGCGGCGAGGTCGTCCGCGACACGGAGGCGAGCCGAGTCACCGAGGACGGTGCCGGTTGGGATCGGATCCGCGACATCGCCCGCGACGGCAAGGTGATCGGCCTCGTCGGCGGCGGCGTCGACGCCTACCGGTTCGACGGCGACATCACCGAAGTGACCGTCGACGGCGACGCGACGTTCACCGTCGAACGAGGGCTATGA
- a CDS encoding alkaline phosphatase family protein → MRTLLIGVDGVCRPVLDPLFERDVVPALESLFERGAGGDLDSQLPPWTPSAWPSLYTGVNPGKHGVFDFLRFDGYDWSLVDRTDVREHALWELLDRHDLTSVVVNVPVTGPARPFDGALVPGYISPEEPECHPEGVLAELRAELGDYRVYAPAGRDDDERVEWYERLTAMRGAAFRHLAEEYDPHFGFVQFQQTDTVFHESPEDGEAVEGVFAAVDDEIDAILEACSPDTVIVASDHGIGPYDGYEFRVNSFLAERSLVRTTRGEGGMPSWGDLARSGTDGPSLATRLVRAASAVGLTSQRLGRLLSALGLDDIVLDRVPKSTVHAATERVDFPASTAYMRSRTEMGIRINVAGRDPEGVVPPDEYADVREELIESLSAVRTPDGEPAFSAVLPREAVFDGPHVEEAVDVVTVPNDFDTYLSAALRGEQFGPPSEPWNHKPTGIVALAGDGVDSDASLSGAHLFDVAPTVLSTMGVPPSDRMDGDTLEPVSAEPAAAYPPFSSRRPIGENSGDGVEADHDGAVADRLATLGYLEGSR, encoded by the coding sequence ATGCGAACGCTCCTGATCGGGGTCGACGGCGTCTGTCGGCCGGTGTTGGACCCGTTGTTCGAGCGCGACGTGGTCCCGGCGCTGGAGTCGCTGTTCGAGCGCGGCGCGGGGGGAGATCTCGACTCCCAGTTGCCGCCGTGGACGCCCAGCGCGTGGCCCTCGCTGTACACCGGCGTCAATCCGGGCAAGCACGGGGTCTTCGATTTCCTGCGATTCGACGGCTACGACTGGTCGCTGGTCGACCGGACCGACGTGCGCGAGCACGCGCTGTGGGAACTGCTCGACCGCCACGACCTCACCAGCGTCGTGGTGAACGTCCCGGTGACCGGCCCCGCGAGGCCGTTCGACGGCGCGCTCGTCCCCGGCTACATCTCCCCCGAAGAGCCCGAGTGCCACCCCGAGGGGGTGCTCGCGGAGCTCCGAGCCGAGTTGGGCGACTATCGGGTGTACGCGCCCGCCGGCCGCGACGACGACGAGCGAGTCGAGTGGTACGAACGCCTTACCGCCATGCGCGGGGCCGCCTTCCGCCACCTCGCCGAGGAGTACGACCCCCACTTCGGGTTCGTCCAGTTCCAACAGACTGACACCGTGTTCCACGAGTCGCCCGAGGACGGGGAGGCCGTCGAGGGGGTGTTCGCCGCCGTCGACGACGAGATCGACGCGATCCTCGAGGCGTGTTCGCCCGACACCGTGATCGTCGCCAGCGATCACGGGATCGGCCCGTACGACGGCTACGAGTTCCGCGTCAACAGCTTCCTCGCGGAGCGCTCGCTCGTCCGGACGACGCGGGGCGAGGGCGGCATGCCCTCGTGGGGGGACCTGGCCAGATCCGGGACCGACGGCCCGTCGCTGGCGACTCGGCTCGTCCGGGCGGCCTCGGCCGTCGGGCTGACGAGCCAGCGGCTCGGCCGCCTGCTGTCGGCGCTCGGACTCGACGACATCGTGCTCGATCGCGTCCCGAAGTCGACGGTCCACGCGGCGACCGAGCGCGTCGACTTCCCGGCTTCGACCGCGTACATGCGCTCGCGCACGGAGATGGGCATCCGGATCAACGTGGCGGGTCGCGACCCCGAGGGAGTCGTCCCGCCCGACGAGTACGCCGACGTGCGCGAGGAGCTCATCGAGTCGCTCTCCGCCGTGCGGACGCCGGACGGCGAGCCGGCGTTTTCGGCCGTGCTGCCGCGCGAGGCCGTGTTCGACGGGCCGCACGTGGAGGAGGCGGTCGACGTCGTGACCGTTCCCAACGACTTCGACACGTACCTCTCGGCGGCGCTTCGGGGCGAACAGTTCGGGCCGCCGTCTGAGCCGTGGAACCACAAGCCGACGGGGATCGTCGCCCTCGCGGGCGACGGCGTCGACTCGGACGCGTCGCTGTCGGGCGCGCACCTGTTCGACGTGGCACCGACCGTGCTGTCGACGATGGGCGTCCCGCCCAGCGATCGGATGGACGGCGACACGCTCGAACCGGTGTCCGCCGAGCCGGCGGCGGCGTACCCGCCGTTCTCGTCTCGCCGTCCGATCGGGGAGAACAGCGGTGACGGCGTCGAGGCCGACCACGACGGGGCCGTCGCAGACCGACTCGCGACGCTGGGCTATCTTGAGGGGAGTCGATGA
- a CDS encoding GNAT family N-acetyltransferase yields MSIEVRPVEDDDAWDGYLAHARTATPFHRAAALDVLASAADARLHRLAGFKGQEPVGVFPVFEVDRGPVTGAFSPPPDLKVPYLGPSLVVRGDPPKRRRLDRQHHAFIEAALDHLTERVDPGLVQVRTPPGYDDVRAFSWRSHEVVPRYTYVVDLERGTDDLLASFSSDARRNVTDEYDASYSIRPGTPEDIRRIVAQTAARHAAQDEPFPVDADFVVDLHEATDEGVVRPLVCRVDGEFAGGTVCLEGETTAIRWLGSATPSVDLPANDLLDWTYCRAAAGRGVTAFDLAGANTPRIAEYKAKFAPDLVPYYRARNCSRTMDVAVSLYDKIR; encoded by the coding sequence ATGAGCATCGAGGTGCGCCCCGTCGAGGACGACGACGCCTGGGACGGCTACCTGGCCCACGCGAGGACGGCCACGCCGTTTCACCGCGCGGCCGCGCTCGACGTGCTCGCGTCGGCCGCCGACGCCCGGCTCCACCGCCTCGCGGGGTTCAAGGGACAGGAGCCGGTCGGCGTGTTCCCCGTCTTCGAGGTTGACCGCGGCCCGGTGACGGGCGCGTTCTCGCCGCCGCCGGACCTGAAGGTGCCGTACCTCGGTCCGTCGCTGGTCGTCCGGGGAGACCCGCCGAAGCGCAGGCGACTCGACCGCCAGCACCACGCGTTCATCGAGGCCGCCCTCGACCACCTCACGGAGCGGGTCGATCCGGGCCTGGTCCAGGTGCGAACGCCGCCCGGCTACGACGACGTACGGGCCTTCTCGTGGCGGAGTCACGAGGTGGTGCCGCGGTACACGTACGTCGTCGACCTGGAGCGCGGGACCGACGACCTGCTCGCGAGTTTCAGTTCGGACGCCCGACGAAACGTCACCGACGAGTACGACGCGTCGTACTCGATCCGCCCGGGGACGCCCGAGGACATCCGTCGGATCGTCGCCCAGACCGCCGCACGCCACGCCGCACAGGACGAACCCTTCCCCGTCGACGCCGACTTCGTCGTCGACCTCCACGAGGCGACCGACGAGGGCGTCGTCCGGCCGCTCGTCTGTCGGGTCGACGGCGAGTTCGCCGGCGGGACCGTGTGCCTCGAGGGGGAGACGACGGCGATCCGGTGGCTCGGGTCGGCGACGCCGTCGGTCGATCTGCCGGCAAACGACCTGCTCGATTGGACGTACTGCCGGGCCGCGGCCGGCCGGGGCGTGACGGCGTTCGACCTCGCGGGGGCCAACACCCCGCGAATCGCCGAGTACAAGGCGAAGTTCGCGCCCGATCTGGTGCCGTACTACCGCGCGCGGAACTGTTCGCGGACCATGGACGTGGCCGTCTCGCTGTACGACAAGATCCGATAA
- a CDS encoding HalOD1 output domain-containing protein, with protein sequence MTRDTTLTSGSGAGLVHRTDWTDFESPSTAVVVAVADATGRDQTELDVLNESVDGDALDALVTESASSVDVTFEYAGVDVRVSSDGWLELEVER encoded by the coding sequence ATGACGAGAGACACCACACTCACCTCGGGCAGCGGTGCCGGGCTCGTTCACCGAACGGACTGGACGGACTTCGAGAGTCCGAGCACGGCGGTCGTCGTCGCGGTCGCAGACGCGACCGGACGCGATCAGACGGAGCTGGACGTTCTCAACGAGTCGGTCGACGGCGACGCGCTCGACGCGCTCGTGACCGAGTCGGCGTCCTCGGTCGACGTGACGTTCGAGTACGCCGGCGTCGACGTGCGCGTCTCCTCCGACGGCTGGCTCGAGCTCGAGGTCGAGCGGTAA